A window of Numenius arquata chromosome 6, bNumArq3.hap1.1, whole genome shotgun sequence contains these coding sequences:
- the PRRG4 gene encoding transmembrane gamma-carboxyglutamic acid protein 4 gives MFVVLVLLCQLHVMALAFPHCTGRLNNLKKPEWKDVFTSEKEANLFIGRHLLNNRFDFEAFTADNLERECFEELCNYEEAREIFEDPDKTMDFWKDYSTKGPKIKIGDETLQKINVTGLLISLVAAGVLLVIIALLIFYCCKSRCKSRQPPGYLDYVRSRRRNSSHMFRRHEEFSLNPLPLRTDDSGLPTYEQAVTSDGQHDVPPPPYPGPPKGARVLKKSMSLPAP, from the exons ATGTTTGTGGTTCTGGTGCTGCTGTGTCAACTACACGTGATGGCGCTTGCGTTCCCTCACTGCACAGGGAGATTAAATAACTTGAAGAAACCTGAATGGAAAGACG tgTTCACATCAGAAAAGGAGGCTAATTTATTCATCGGACGGCATCTTCTAAATAACAGATTTGATTTTGAAGCATTCACAGCGGATAACCTGGAAAGAGAATGCTTTGAAGAGCTGTGCAATTATGAAGAAGCGAGAGAAATTTTTGAAGACCCCGATAAAACG ATGGATTTTTGGAAAGACTATTCAACTAAGGGccctaaaataaaaatag GTGATGAGACACTACAAAAGATTAACGTTACAGGACTTCTCATCAGTCTAGTTGCTGCGGGAGTACTGTTAGTTATAATTGCACTGCTTATCTTCTACTGCTGCAAAAGTAGATGCAAATCAAGGCAACCACCGGG GTACTTGGATTACGTAAGAAGTCGAAGACGTAATTCATCTCACATGTTCAGAAGGCATGAAGAGTTTTCTTTAAACCCACTTCCTCTCCGAACTGATGATTCAGGACTACCAACTTACGAGCAAGCAGTTACTTCAGATGGACAACACGATGTGCCACCACCCCCTTATCCAGGGCCGCCCAAAGGGGCACGGGTGTTGAAAAAGTCTATGTCGCTTCCTGCCCCTTAG